A single region of the Massilia sp. erpn genome encodes:
- a CDS encoding voltage-gated chloride channel family protein has product MKRLPEQLRLLPYLLKWCGLAGIVAALAGSASAFFLMALDAVTARREASPWIIWLLPLAGFAVGWIYLQFGRNVEGGNNLLIDEIHDPKHVVPLRLAPLVLFGTVVSHLFGASVGREGTAVQMGGALADQLTHVFRLRHEDRRILLMAGISAGFASVFGTPLAGAIFGLEVLVIGRMRYDAIFPCMVAAIVADQITLAWGVHHTLYALGAVPAVSVMGVAAVLAAGIVFGVTGMLFARGTHLASSLMKKWVGYAPLRPLLGGLLIAVAVWLLGSQRYIGLGIPVIVEAFQHPVAPWDCAGKFLFTVASLGSGFKGGEVTPLFYIGATLGNALAPLLHQPFALLAAIGFVAVFAGAANTPLACTVMAIELFGPQIGPYAALGCVVAYLFSGHAGIYRSQRLERLKSAMGEDAPR; this is encoded by the coding sequence ATGAAGAGGCTTCCTGAGCAGCTGCGGCTGCTTCCTTATCTGTTGAAGTGGTGCGGGCTGGCGGGCATTGTGGCGGCGCTGGCGGGGAGTGCTTCGGCTTTCTTTTTGATGGCGCTGGATGCTGTGACTGCCCGGCGCGAGGCTTCGCCCTGGATTATCTGGCTGCTGCCGCTGGCGGGTTTCGCCGTGGGCTGGATTTATCTGCAGTTCGGCCGCAATGTCGAGGGCGGGAATAATCTGCTGATCGATGAGATCCATGATCCGAAGCATGTGGTACCGCTGCGTCTGGCGCCGCTGGTCTTGTTTGGCACGGTGGTGTCGCATCTGTTCGGCGCCTCGGTGGGACGCGAGGGGACGGCGGTGCAGATGGGGGGGGCGCTGGCGGACCAGTTGACCCATGTCTTCCGCCTGCGCCATGAGGATCGGCGCATCCTGCTGATGGCGGGCATCAGCGCGGGTTTCGCTTCGGTTTTTGGCACGCCACTGGCGGGCGCCATCTTTGGCCTGGAGGTGCTTGTGATCGGCCGCATGCGCTATGACGCGATCTTTCCCTGCATGGTGGCGGCCATCGTCGCCGATCAGATTACGCTGGCCTGGGGTGTGCACCATACGCTTTACGCGCTGGGCGCGGTACCGGCGGTGAGCGTGATGGGCGTGGCGGCCGTTCTGGCCGCCGGCATCGTGTTCGGCGTGACGGGCATGCTGTTCGCGCGCGGCACGCATCTGGCTTCGTCGCTCATGAAAAAATGGGTGGGATATGCGCCTTTGCGCCCCTTGCTGGGCGGCTTGCTGATCGCGGTGGCGGTCTGGCTGCTTGGTTCGCAGCGCTATATCGGGCTGGGGATTCCGGTCATCGTGGAGGCCTTCCAGCATCCAGTCGCGCCTTGGGATTGCGCCGGCAAGTTCCTGTTCACCGTGGCTTCTCTCGGTAGCGGCTTTAAGGGCGGGGAGGTGACGCCGCTGTTCTATATCGGCGCGACCCTGGGCAATGCGCTGGCGCCCTTGCTGCATCAGCCTTTCGCGCTGCTGGCGGCGATTGGCTTTGTGGCAGTATTCGCGGGGGCGGCGAATACGCCCTTGGCTTGCACGGTGATGGCGATCGAGCTGTTTGGCCCGCAAATCGGGCCGTATGCGGCGCTGGGCTGCGTGGTGGCCTACCTGTTCTCGGGACACGCGGGCATTTATCGCTCGCAGCGCCTGGAGCGGCTGAAATCGGCGATGGGTGAGGACGCGCCGCGCTAG
- a CDS encoding TonB-dependent siderophore receptor, producing MAKPWPESVVWIALALLPATACADSVQDNLSNMSLEELSNVRITSVSRREERLADAAAAVFVISADDIRRSGVQSLPEALRLAPNLQVSQAYSSGYVVSARGFANNDGNKLLVLIDGRSVYTPLFSGVFWDAQDLPLDDIERIEVISGPGGTLWGTNAVNGVINVITKPASATQGGAVALGGGTLRADVGARYGGRFGEDGAWRLYAKSFRVKHTETASGEAADDAWHQSQVGFRADWRQSRDQFTLQGDAYRGRHGQPKPGNISLTGVNVALGNVVLGGGNLMARWTRNFDGGGNLSVQAYYDRTERDLPPFFNENLDTVSLQAQYAMAPIGRHAPTFGAEYRRSKDSLENSAIIGFLPADDTKSWSSLYAQDEIALSPAWKLTLGARVERNDYTGNEFLPNARLAWQVADDHLLWAAASRTVRAPSRLDVEVFFPSKPPFILAGGPGFRSEVARFFELGYRGRVGQDFSYSVNLYRALYDDLHTQELAPSRTSVFFGNGMEGSTRGLEAWASWQVQTNWRLSAAFTALHEHFWLKPGSIDTAASVSRMGHDPRHTAMLRSSWQIGDEREFDLALRHVGKLTNPDVPAYRALDMRFGWRIQPTLELSLTGTNLIGPDHGEFTSIATRSVIKRAVYLSLNKRF from the coding sequence ATGGCAAAACCATGGCCTGAAAGTGTAGTCTGGATCGCGCTGGCGCTTCTTCCCGCCACCGCGTGCGCTGACTCTGTGCAGGACAACCTGAGCAATATGTCGCTCGAAGAGTTGAGCAATGTGCGCATCACCTCCGTCTCGCGGCGCGAAGAAAGGCTGGCCGATGCCGCCGCCGCCGTCTTCGTGATCTCCGCCGACGATATCCGCCGCTCCGGCGTCCAGAGCCTGCCCGAAGCGCTGCGCCTGGCCCCCAATCTGCAAGTCAGCCAGGCCTACAGTTCCGGCTACGTGGTCAGCGCGCGCGGCTTCGCCAACAACGACGGCAACAAGCTGCTGGTGCTGATCGACGGCCGTTCGGTCTACACGCCGCTGTTTTCCGGCGTGTTCTGGGATGCCCAGGATCTGCCGCTGGACGATATCGAGCGCATTGAAGTCATCAGCGGGCCAGGTGGCACGCTGTGGGGCACCAATGCCGTGAATGGCGTCATCAATGTGATCACCAAGCCGGCCAGTGCGACCCAGGGCGGCGCGGTGGCGCTGGGCGGCGGCACGCTGCGCGCCGACGTGGGTGCGCGCTACGGCGGGCGCTTCGGCGAGGACGGCGCGTGGCGGCTGTATGCCAAGAGCTTCCGCGTCAAGCATACGGAGACGGCCAGCGGCGAGGCGGCGGACGATGCCTGGCACCAGAGCCAGGTCGGCTTCCGCGCCGACTGGCGGCAGTCGCGCGACCAGTTCACGCTGCAGGGCGATGCCTACCGGGGCCGCCACGGCCAGCCCAAGCCGGGCAACATCTCGCTCACCGGCGTCAATGTCGCGCTGGGGAATGTCGTCCTGGGCGGCGGCAACCTGATGGCGCGCTGGACGCGCAATTTCGACGGCGGCGGCAATCTGAGCGTGCAGGCATATTACGACCGCACCGAGCGCGATCTGCCGCCTTTCTTCAACGAGAACCTGGATACGGTCAGCCTGCAGGCGCAGTATGCGATGGCCCCCATCGGCCGCCACGCGCCCACCTTCGGCGCCGAATACCGCCGCTCCAAAGACAGCCTGGAAAACAGCGCCATCATTGGCTTCCTGCCGGCCGACGATACCAAGAGCTGGAGCAGTCTTTACGCCCAGGATGAAATTGCGCTCAGCCCCGCGTGGAAACTGACCCTGGGCGCGCGCGTCGAGCGCAACGACTATACCGGCAATGAATTCCTGCCCAATGCGCGCCTGGCCTGGCAGGTGGCGGACGACCATTTGCTGTGGGCCGCCGCGTCGCGCACGGTGCGCGCGCCATCGCGGCTCGATGTGGAAGTCTTCTTTCCCTCCAAGCCGCCTTTTATCCTGGCCGGCGGACCCGGTTTCCGTTCTGAAGTGGCGCGCTTCTTTGAACTTGGCTATCGCGGCAGGGTGGGGCAGGATTTCAGCTATTCAGTGAACCTCTACCGCGCGCTGTACGATGACCTGCATACCCAGGAGCTGGCGCCCAGCCGCACCTCGGTCTTTTTCGGCAATGGCATGGAGGGCTCCACGCGCGGCCTGGAGGCCTGGGCCAGCTGGCAGGTGCAAACGAATTGGCGCCTGAGTGCCGCCTTCACCGCGCTGCATGAGCATTTCTGGCTCAAGCCGGGCAGCATCGACACGGCCGCCTCGGTCAGCCGCATGGGACACGATCCGCGCCATACGGCGATGCTGCGTTCTTCATGGCAGATCGGCGACGAGCGCGAGTTCGACCTTGCGTTGCGCCATGTTGGCAAGCTGACCAACCCCGACGTGCCGGCCTACCGGGCGCTGGACATGCGCTTCGGCTGGCGCATCCAGCCCACGCTGGAGCTGTCGCTGACCGGCACCAATCTGATCGGACCGGATCATGGCGAGTTCACGTCCATCGCAACGCGCTCGGTCATCAAGCGCGCCGTGTACCTCAGCCTGAACAAGCGTTTTTAA
- a CDS encoding M20/M25/M40 family metallo-hydrolase produces the protein MNLALRKPVIAALAACFLNAASAAPANEPATLNQIRDTAMQSDWALKRLEDLTDLVGPRLSGSAGAAAAVEQVADAMRKLGAKVTLQPVKVPHWVRGEEKGELVDYAGRPAGVTQRVVLTALGGSGATPAAGLNAQVVIVHDLDELQARAAEVKGRIVLFDVPFDQGMADRGLAGPAYGRLSRMRTQGPKLGSKLGAAAVLIRSIGGADYRLVHTGATGLGADDRIPAASITSEDAMLIARLTKRGPVTMKLTLTPQTLPDADTFNVIADLPGTDKADEVVVVSGHLDSWDLGTGAHDDGTGVASSMAVIETLKKLKLQPRRTIRVIAWANEENGTRGGAAYHAENKGRLDKQFAAIESDGGAGRPFGIRGSVKPQYAKLFAPLQAALLPIGAGHFARQDALGAADLYLLEADGVPLFEPLSDGSAYFDYHHTAADTFDKVNPDHLRRHVALMTALSWYLANMDQPIGRAPEQQQ, from the coding sequence ATGAATCTCGCTCTTCGCAAGCCAGTCATCGCCGCGCTGGCGGCCTGCTTTTTGAACGCCGCGTCGGCCGCGCCAGCCAACGAACCCGCCACCCTGAACCAGATCCGCGATACCGCCATGCAGAGCGATTGGGCTTTGAAACGCCTGGAAGACCTGACCGACCTGGTTGGCCCGCGTCTTTCCGGTTCGGCCGGCGCCGCGGCCGCCGTCGAGCAGGTGGCCGACGCCATGCGCAAGCTGGGGGCGAAAGTCACGCTGCAGCCGGTGAAGGTGCCGCACTGGGTGCGCGGCGAAGAGAAGGGCGAGCTGGTCGACTATGCCGGCCGTCCCGCCGGCGTTACCCAGCGCGTGGTGCTGACCGCCCTGGGCGGCTCCGGCGCGACGCCGGCCGCCGGCCTGAATGCGCAAGTGGTGATCGTGCACGATCTGGACGAGCTGCAGGCGCGCGCCGCCGAAGTCAAAGGCCGCATTGTGCTGTTCGACGTGCCTTTCGACCAGGGCATGGCCGACCGTGGCCTGGCCGGTCCCGCCTATGGCCGCCTGTCGCGCATGCGCACCCAGGGACCGAAGCTGGGTTCCAAACTGGGTGCGGCGGCGGTGCTGATCCGCTCCATCGGCGGTGCCGACTACCGCCTGGTCCACACCGGCGCTACCGGCCTGGGCGCCGATGACCGCATCCCGGCCGCCTCCATCACCTCGGAAGACGCGATGCTGATCGCCCGTCTGACGAAGCGCGGTCCCGTCACCATGAAGCTGACCCTGACCCCGCAAACCCTGCCGGATGCCGATACTTTCAATGTGATCGCCGATCTGCCTGGAACCGACAAGGCGGATGAAGTGGTGGTGGTGTCCGGCCACCTGGATTCCTGGGATCTGGGCACCGGCGCGCATGACGACGGCACCGGCGTAGCCAGCTCCATGGCCGTGATCGAAACTTTGAAAAAGCTGAAGCTGCAGCCGCGCCGCACCATCCGCGTGATCGCCTGGGCCAATGAGGAAAACGGCACCCGTGGCGGCGCTGCCTACCACGCCGAGAATAAGGGCCGTCTGGACAAGCAGTTTGCCGCCATCGAAAGCGACGGTGGCGCGGGACGTCCGTTCGGCATTCGCGGCAGCGTGAAGCCGCAGTACGCCAAGCTGTTCGCGCCTTTGCAGGCGGCCCTGCTGCCGATCGGCGCCGGCCACTTCGCGCGCCAGGACGCGCTGGGCGCGGCCGATCTGTATCTGCTGGAAGCGGACGGCGTGCCGCTGTTCGAGCCGCTGTCCGACGGCAGTGCCTATTTCGACTACCACCACACGGCGGCCGACACCTTCGACAAGGTCAACCCTGACCATCTGCGCCGCCATGTGGCGCTGATGACGGCGCTGTCCTGGTATCTGGCGAATATGGACCAGCCTATCGGCCGCGCGCCGGAGCAGCAGCAATAA
- a CDS encoding multicopper oxidase family protein — MTNRRSFLTGAALIGAGMVSRAGAASLPEAPLQPAAATAVPPPPPTGRPFNPVVTLNGWSLPWRMKDNVKEFHLVAEPVVREIAPGMFANLWGYNGQTPGPTIEVVEGDRVRIFVTNKLPENTSVHWHGQILPNGMDGVSGVTQPAIPPGKTFVYEFVAKHAGTFMYHPHADEMAQMAMGMMGFWVTHPKDPALHAVDRDFVFLLSAYDIEPGSYTPKINTMLDFNLWTFNSRAFPAIDPMVVRKGDRVRIRAGNLTMTNHPIHLHGHTFEVTGTDGGWVKPAARWPEVTTDIAVGQMRAIEFIADNPGDWAFHCHKSHHTMNAMGHDVPTMIGVDHRGVAEKINKLVPGYMVMGEKGGSMGGMQMPIPENTLPMMTGTGQYGEIEMGGMFTLLKVRENQARGNYSDPGWYKHPQGSVAREWTGELPPPSTAPNAPATKAAAPLKVKRNAPHRH, encoded by the coding sequence ATGACCAACCGCCGATCCTTTCTGACCGGAGCCGCCCTGATTGGCGCAGGCATGGTAAGCCGCGCCGGCGCCGCCAGCCTACCAGAGGCACCGCTGCAGCCAGCCGCCGCCACCGCCGTTCCGCCGCCGCCACCGACCGGGCGTCCCTTCAACCCCGTCGTCACCCTCAACGGCTGGAGCCTGCCGTGGCGCATGAAGGACAACGTCAAGGAATTCCACCTCGTCGCCGAACCCGTGGTGCGCGAAATCGCCCCCGGCATGTTCGCCAATCTGTGGGGCTACAATGGCCAGACGCCCGGCCCGACCATCGAAGTGGTGGAGGGCGACCGCGTGCGCATCTTCGTCACCAACAAGCTGCCCGAAAACACCAGCGTGCACTGGCACGGCCAGATTCTGCCCAACGGCATGGATGGCGTCAGCGGCGTCACCCAGCCCGCCATCCCGCCTGGCAAAACCTTTGTCTACGAATTCGTCGCCAAGCACGCCGGCACCTTCATGTACCACCCGCACGCAGACGAAATGGCGCAGATGGCCATGGGCATGATGGGCTTCTGGGTCACGCACCCCAAAGATCCGGCCCTGCATGCGGTGGACCGCGACTTCGTCTTCCTGCTCAGCGCCTACGACATCGAGCCAGGCAGCTACACGCCCAAGATCAACACCATGCTCGACTTCAATCTGTGGACCTTCAACAGCCGCGCCTTCCCCGCGATCGACCCCATGGTCGTGCGCAAGGGTGACCGCGTCCGCATCCGCGCCGGCAACCTGACGATGACCAACCACCCCATCCACCTGCACGGCCACACCTTCGAAGTGACCGGCACCGATGGCGGCTGGGTGAAACCGGCGGCGCGCTGGCCCGAAGTCACTACCGACATTGCCGTTGGCCAGATGCGCGCCATCGAATTCATCGCCGACAATCCCGGCGACTGGGCCTTCCACTGCCACAAATCCCACCACACCATGAACGCCATGGGCCACGACGTCCCCACCATGATTGGCGTCGATCATAGAGGCGTCGCCGAAAAGATCAACAAACTGGTCCCCGGCTACATGGTCATGGGAGAGAAGGGCGGCAGCATGGGCGGCATGCAGATGCCCATTCCCGAAAATACTCTGCCCATGATGACCGGCACCGGCCAATACGGCGAAATCGAAATGGGCGGCATGTTCACCCTGCTCAAAGTGCGCGAGAACCAGGCCCGTGGCAACTACAGCGACCCCGGCTGGTACAAGCACCCCCAAGGCAGTGTCGCCCGCGAATGGACTGGCGAGCTCCCGCCCCCCAGCACCGCCCCCAACGCCCCCGCCACCAAGGCCGCCGCCCCCCTGAAAGTCAAGCGCAACGCCCCCCACCGCCACTAA
- a CDS encoding MBL fold metallo-hydrolase: MKPQIQAFFDPATATVTYIVYEKDGADCAIIDSVLDYDPKSGRTATTSADKVVEFVQAHGLKTVWLLETHAHADHLSAAPYLREKLGGRIGIGVDIRTVQHAFANVFNRKPASMDGSEFDHLFQPDEVFAIGALQAKALHVPGHTPADMAYQVGDAVFVGDTMFMPDVGSARCDFPGGCASLLYKSVHKLLSLPDETRLFMCHDYPPNGREPRWEVTVAEQRASNIHIRDGVSEDDFVSMRTKRDATLAMPTLILPAIQVNINAGQLPEAEENGVRYLKIPINAI; encoded by the coding sequence ATGAAGCCTCAGATTCAAGCGTTCTTCGACCCGGCCACCGCCACCGTCACCTACATCGTGTATGAGAAGGATGGCGCGGACTGCGCGATCATCGACTCCGTGCTCGACTACGATCCCAAGTCCGGCCGCACTGCCACCACGTCGGCGGACAAGGTGGTGGAGTTCGTGCAGGCCCACGGTCTGAAAACCGTCTGGCTGCTGGAAACGCACGCCCATGCCGACCATTTATCGGCGGCGCCGTATCTGAGGGAGAAGCTGGGGGGCCGCATCGGCATCGGCGTCGACATCCGCACCGTGCAGCATGCTTTTGCCAATGTCTTCAACCGCAAGCCGGCTTCGATGGACGGCTCGGAGTTCGACCATCTGTTCCAGCCGGACGAAGTATTCGCCATCGGCGCGCTGCAGGCGAAGGCGCTGCATGTGCCGGGCCATACGCCGGCCGATATGGCGTATCAGGTGGGGGATGCGGTGTTCGTGGGCGACACCATGTTCATGCCGGACGTGGGTTCGGCGCGCTGCGATTTCCCGGGCGGCTGCGCCAGCCTGCTGTACAAATCGGTGCACAAGCTACTGTCGCTGCCCGATGAAACCCGTCTGTTCATGTGCCACGACTATCCGCCCAACGGCCGCGAGCCGCGCTGGGAAGTGACGGTGGCCGAACAGCGCGCCAGCAATATCCATATCCGCGATGGCGTGAGCGAGGACGATTTCGTCTCCATGCGCACCAAGCGCGACGCCACGCTGGCGATGCCGACGCTGATCCTGCCTGCCATCCAGGTCAATATCAACGCCGGCCAGTTGCCGGAAGCCGAAGAAAACGGCGTGCGTTATCTGAAGATTCCGATCAACGCGATTTAA
- a CDS encoding TolC family protein has protein sequence MSALQRLKPRHAGLALLALLLSGCASFSQDGGFGVVSPAVQSRTGAETRLLRNEDDQRALGKLIADKLAQELSADDAVQIALLNNRGLQARYWELGIAEADLVQAGRLQNPGFSFKRSHGGGELEIERTFTFNLVNLITAPLAQRIEGRRFEQTKLTVAEDAIKLATETRRAYYEAVAAEQGVEYSRQIAAAADASAELAERMRKAGNWSKFDLAREQAFYAEAMAEVARAGKASTASREKLTRLMGLWGADTGFKLPQRLPELPASAAELQDVEQGALRNRLDIQAATLETQHTASSLGLNKATRFINVLELGVVRERKGEERMRGYELSLEIPLFDWGSSRVARAEAVYMQSANRLAETAVQARSEARESYLDYRSSYDVAKHYRDVVIPLRKQLSDETLLRYNGMLLSVFELLADSREQTAAVKSYIEALKDFWVAHATLEAATGTRLNNAPAAAPAPQKQAPAHDHSNHGAHQ, from the coding sequence ATGAGCGCACTACAAAGACTCAAGCCCCGCCACGCCGGTCTTGCCCTGCTGGCGCTGCTGCTCAGCGGCTGCGCCTCGTTCTCGCAGGATGGCGGCTTCGGCGTGGTATCGCCCGCCGTGCAAAGCCGCACCGGCGCCGAAACCCGCCTGCTGCGCAATGAAGACGACCAGCGTGCCCTGGGCAAGCTGATTGCCGACAAGCTCGCGCAGGAACTGAGCGCCGACGACGCGGTACAGATCGCGCTGCTGAATAATCGTGGCCTGCAAGCCCGCTACTGGGAGCTGGGCATCGCCGAAGCCGATCTGGTGCAGGCCGGACGCCTGCAGAATCCCGGCTTCAGCTTCAAACGCAGCCACGGTGGCGGCGAGCTGGAAATCGAACGCACCTTCACCTTCAATCTGGTGAACCTGATCACCGCGCCGCTGGCCCAGCGCATCGAAGGCCGCCGCTTCGAACAGACCAAGCTTACCGTGGCCGAAGACGCCATCAAGCTGGCCACCGAAACGCGCCGCGCCTATTATGAAGCGGTGGCGGCGGAGCAGGGCGTCGAGTACTCCCGCCAGATCGCCGCGGCGGCCGACGCCAGCGCCGAACTGGCCGAACGCATGCGCAAGGCCGGCAACTGGAGCAAATTCGACCTGGCGCGCGAACAAGCCTTCTACGCCGAAGCCATGGCCGAAGTGGCGCGCGCGGGCAAAGCCTCCACCGCCAGCCGCGAAAAGCTGACGCGTTTGATGGGACTATGGGGCGCCGACACCGGCTTCAAGCTGCCGCAACGCCTGCCCGAGCTGCCCGCATCCGCCGCCGAGCTGCAGGACGTGGAACAAGGTGCCCTGCGCAACCGTCTCGATATCCAGGCCGCCACGCTGGAAACCCAGCACACAGCCAGCTCCCTCGGCCTGAATAAGGCCACGCGCTTCATCAACGTGCTGGAACTGGGCGTGGTGCGCGAACGAAAAGGTGAAGAACGCATGCGCGGCTACGAGCTGTCGCTGGAAATCCCGCTGTTCGACTGGGGTTCCTCGCGCGTCGCCCGCGCCGAAGCGGTGTATATGCAGTCGGCGAACCGTCTCGCCGAAACGGCGGTGCAAGCGCGTAGCGAAGCGCGCGAGAGCTATCTCGACTACCGCAGCTCCTACGACGTCGCCAAGCATTACCGCGATGTCGTCATCCCGCTGCGCAAGCAGCTGTCGGATGAAACCCTGCTGCGCTACAACGGCATGCTGCTCAGCGTATTCGAACTGCTGGCCGACTCGCGCGAACAGACCGCCGCCGTCAAATCCTATATCGAAGCGCTGAAGGACTTCTGGGTCGCCCACGCCACTCTGGAAGCCGCCACCGGCACCCGCCTGAACAACGCCCCCGCCGCCGCGCCAGCCCCGCAGAAGCAAGCCCCGGCGCATGACCACTCGAATCACGGAGCACATCAATGA